CGTGGCCGACGGCAGCGAGCTCAAGCACGAGACCGGCGTGTCCACCATGGACGTCGCCAAAGGCCTGATCGACGCCGGCTATCATCCGCCCACGACCTACTTCCCGCTCATCGTCCACGAGGCGCTGATGATCGAGCCGACGGAGACCGAGTCCAAGGAAACGCTCGACGGCTTTGTCGACGCTCTGCAGAAGATCGTCGAAGAAGCCAAGGCCAAGGGCGCGGAAGAATTCCACGCCAAACCGCACAGCACCGTGATCGCGCGTCCCGACGAAACCGAAGCGGCGCGCCATCCCGTTCTGCGCTGGCAGTTCTAATACCGGAATCAGACGTCAAAACGCGAAGCGATCGCGCCGCGGGGGATTTTTCGCCACAGGCGGCTCCCCGCGGCGCGACCGCTTCGCATTTTTTTGACGAAAACAGAAGGAGAAAAAACACATGTATGATCTGATTGTCCTCGGCGGCGGCCCCGGCGGCACGCGCGCCGCGGAACTGGCGGCCCGTTGCGGCATGCAGGTCGCGCTCGTGGAAAAAGCCCACCTCGGCGGCACCTGCCTGAACCGCGGCTGCATCCCCACCAAAGCGCTCTATTCCCACGTGATCGGCGGCAAGGGGCCGCGCGAGGGGCTGTGGGCGCGCCTCGAAGGCGTGATCGACACGCTGCGCAAGGGCAACGCCCAGCTGATGAAGATGGCCGGCGTCAAAGTGCTGCGCGGGACCGGCGTCGTCACCGAATGGGAAGGAACCAAAAAAATGACCGTCACTCACGACGACGGTTCTGAGGAACAGATCGAAGGCAAGCGCCTGCTGATCGCCGTCGGCGCGCGTTCCGTGCGCCCCGAGTTCGCCGGCAACGACCTGCCGCAGGTGCTCACCGGCGACTGGGCCATCACCGACCCGCAGCTTTGGGATCCCGAACGCAACGCCGACGTGCGGACCGTGGCCGTGCTCGGCGCCGGCGTGATCGCGCTGGAAATGGGCATGATCCTGCAGGGGCTGGGGAAAAAAGTGATCCTGCTCAAGCACTCCGACCAGATCCTGCGCCGCCTCGACGGCGACGTCAAGAAAAAAGTTGCGCTGGCCGTCAAGCGCCGCAAGACCATCGTCAAAGACTACGTGCGCCTCACCGAAGCCGTACCCGACGGCGACGGACTGATCCTGCGCGGCACGTCGAAAGACGAACCGTTCGAGGAGCGCTGCGACCGCCTCATCGTCGGCTCC
This sequence is a window from Pyramidobacter sp. YE332. Protein-coding genes within it:
- a CDS encoding NAD(P)/FAD-dependent oxidoreductase — encoded protein: MYDLIVLGGGPGGTRAAELAARCGMQVALVEKAHLGGTCLNRGCIPTKALYSHVIGGKGPREGLWARLEGVIDTLRKGNAQLMKMAGVKVLRGTGVVTEWEGTKKMTVTHDDGSEEQIEGKRLLIAVGARSVRPEFAGNDLPQVLTGDWAITDPQLWDPERNADVRTVAVLGAGVIALEMGMILQGLGKKVILLKHSDQILRRLDGDVKKKVALAVKRRKTIVKDYVRLTEAVPDGDGLILRGTSKDEPFEERCDRLIVGSSMTPILEGYGLENSGVKIEKGCLAVDAQMRASVDGVWAIGDCTGGAMLAHLAEYQALAAVSSMTGGEYAVNLDALPACVFIEPEVGTVGLTEEEAKSRGIDYVTSRAYFAANGMALAMGEGDGFVKVVARKADGVLLGVHIMGPEAASLLGEAALAVSKGLTARDVAYSIHAHPTLCECFRDACLRIVEG